The following proteins come from a genomic window of Aspergillus oryzae RIB40 DNA, chromosome 4:
- a CDS encoding uncharacterized protein (predicted protein), with the protein MWLLNARTVTLEDFFESQAPSYAILSHTWGAEEVSFQDIQERQEVCKKKKGYQKIIHTCRQALKDGLEYAWVDTCCIDKSSSSELSEAINSMFRWYGKAAVCYAFLADVLPGCDPRDTQGPFATSRWFTRGWTLQELLAPENIVFYASDWSQIASKTELRKELNLITGVDVRYLSSGRARHVTIDSPSRFGKPPGSVSDSTRRKLHQASVAERMSWASSRQTTRTEDLAYCLLGIFGISMPLIYGEGERAFVRLQEEIIKSSNDQSILAWGYLEPWKSREDNQSELYAQVRVNEKRMGVLAHSPAAFRGCGSIIPSLVDKGNSLPLSVTNKGLHICLPVSDGEFPVALLRCRPVDNPTIVLAVNVKHVQGNIYSRADDMIEWVDHRTWSRWPRKEIYLSLDEHLEEELHESEFSYPGSSIFIRHVPDTFSVQELSPYTRDMATSIFPPNYKTISPGLSPCTGNIALLFTSKQDSRKVALYFSLTKLPRVGASPLMMRKETFLMSVPCHITNNEARDYLYHRSTWKNASNYIWCGADALYCSVTLQRVARVPLCRPYVQTGIYPASDSLQFCDETRDSMAEDSSESIACDSSLVHGVHATF; encoded by the exons ATGTGGCTCTTGAATGCTAGAACAGTCACTTTAGAAGACTTCTTCGAAAGTCAAGCCCCTTCGTACGCCATCCTCTCCCACACATGGGGAGCAGAGGAGGTCAGTTTCCAAGACATTCAAGAACGTCAGGAAGTCtgtaaaaagaagaaaggatatcaGAAGATTATTCATACCTGCCGTCAAGCTCTAAAGGATGGACTTGAATATGCATGGGTTGACACCTGCTGTATCGACAAGAGCAGCAGCTCGGAACTCTCCGAGGCCATCAACTCCATGTTCCGTTGGTACGGCAAGGCTGCTGTTTGTTATGCCTTTCTGGCCGATGTACTGCCCGGTTGTGATCCGCGTGATACTCAAGGCCCCTTCGCGACAAGTCGCTGGTTTACAAGAGGGTGGACGCTGCAGGAGCTGTTAGCCCCGGAGAATATAGTCTTCTACGCATCCGACTGGTCACAGATTGCAAGTAAGACTGAATTGCGCAAGGAGCTGAATTTAATCACTGGGGTTGATGTGAGATATCTCTCAAGCGGGAGAGCGAGACATGTCACCATTGATAGTCCATCCAGATTCGGTAAGCCGCCTGGCTCTGTCAGTGACAGTACAAGGCGAAAGCTGCACCAAGCAAGTGTCGCCGAGAGAATGAGTTGGGCTTCATCTCGCCAAACCACCCGCACAGAGGATTTGGCTTATTGCCTTCTGGGGATCTTCGGAATAAGCATGCCCTTGATATATGGAGAGGGCGAAAGGGCCTTCGTGAGACTTCAGGAAGAGATtatcaaatcctccaacgaTCAGTCCATTCTTGCTTGGGGTTATTTGGAACCCTGGAAAAGTCGTGAAGACAACCAGTCGGAGTTATATGCTCAGGTGCGAGTCAATGAAAAACGAATGGGAGTCTTGGCTCACTCGCCAGCGGCCTTTAGGGGCTGTGGGTCTATTATCCCCTCTTTAGTCGACAAAGGTAATAGCCTTCCCCTTTCCGTGACGAATAAAGGATTGCATATCTGTCTCCCAGTGTCCGACGGCGAGTTCCCTGTCGCACTGTTGAGATGTCGACCTGTGGATAACCCTACTATTGTGTTGGCTGTTAACGTCAAACACGTTCAagggaatatatatagtagagcggatgatatgattgagTGGGTGGACCATAGAACCTGGTCTAGGTggccaagaaaggaaattTATCTTTCCTTAGACGAACAcctggaagaagagttaCATGAGAGTGAATTTTCCTACCCCGGCAGCAGCATTTTCATACGCCATGTTCCGGACACCTTTTCCGTACAGGAACTATCGCCCTACACGCGAGATATGGCCACGAGCATATTCCCACCGAACTACAAGACGATTTCTCCAGGACTATCGCCTTGCACGGGAAACATAGCGTTACTTTTCACGTCCAAGCAAGATAGTCGCAAGGTTGCACTATATTTCAGTCTCACCAAGCTACCTCGTGTGGGCGCTTCCcccttgatgatgagaaaagaaacgtTCTTGATGAGCGTGCCTTGCCATATCACAAATAACGAAGCCCGTGATTATTTATATCATCGATCTACATGGAAGAATGCCTCAAACTACATCTGGTGCGGTGCGGATGCTCTTTACTGTAGTGTCACGCTTCAAAGGGTTGCCCGAGTTCCGCT CTGCAGACCTTATGTTCAGACTGGTATTTATCCTGCTAGTGATTCCTTACAATTTTGTGATGAAACCAGAGATTCTATGGCTGAGGACTCCAGCGAGTCAATTGCATGCGATAGCTCTCTCGTGCATGGCGTGCACGCTACATTCTAA
- a CDS encoding NAD(P)/FAD-dependent oxidoreductase (FAD-dependent oxidoreductase) gives MTTHNPSYLIVGAGVFGVSTAYHLIQKYPNASVTLVDRDAYDAESRVAASWDWNKVVRADYDDKVYCQLALEAQDIFKSDPLWKPHFHQTGVYWTCRSSYAQNVITNHKELGRNDDIIALPVAEARKLYGGIFDNADYTGVKEVLINRASGWAAAGDALRAVTKKCLELGVKYVTADIATLQFDGRGSCTGVKTKSGQTLSATHVIVAAGAFTPTLLEWSAAASGNPGLRAEERILAAGITTGMAQLNEEQYEKFKDMPVGFQGYTPNEGKPFIGSIPPTKDRELKWWGSKIFTNTREVLPGRYISSPPPTFDYNQWKVPGPLKQDIVEARNLWYGPASADWKMTKHRICWDAFTTTSDFIISPHSASKGLYIATCGSFHGFKFFPVLGKYVVQMLEGELAPELIERWAWDRQRPDSSQNVEYPNAEMKHLLQPASKL, from the exons ATGACCACACACAACCCCTCCTACCTCATTGTTGGTGCCGGTGTCTTTGGCGTGTCAACGGCCTATCATCTCATCCAGAAGTATCCCAATGCGTCGGTGACTCTGGTGGACCGAGATGCATACGACGCCGAGTCTCGTGTGGCGGCATCATGGGATTGGAACAAGGTTGTCCGCGCCGACTACGATGACAAGGTCTACTGCCAACTGGCTCTGGAGGCCCAGGACATTTTCAAATCGGATCCTCTTTGGAAGCCTCATTTCCACCAGACTGGCGTCTACTGGACGTGCCGCAGCAGCTATGCACAAAATGTCATCACCAATCATAAGGAGCTAGGCCGCAACGACGATATCATTGCCCTGCCTGTCGCAGAGGCCCGAAAGCTTTACGGTGGTATTTTTGACAACGCTGACTACACCGGTGTCAAGGAGGTTCTGATTAACAGGGCCAGTGGTTGGGCCGCCGCCGGTGATGCTCTTCGAGCAGTCACGAAAAAGTGCCTGGAATTGGGTGTCAAGTACGTGACGGCTGACATTGCTACTCTACAATTTGATGGTCGCGGTTCATGTACTGGGGTCAAGACCAAATCGGGACAGACCTTGTCGGCTACACATGTTATCGTCGCTGCTGGTGCTTTCACGCCCACCTTGCTGGAGTGGTCTGCTGCGGCGAGCGGCAATCCTGGCCTGCGAGCTGAAGAGAGAATTCTGGCCGCGGGAATTACAACGGGCATGGCGCAGCTCAATGAGGAGCAGTACGAGAAGTTCAAGGACATGCCCGTTGGCTTCCAAGGCTACACGCCCAATGAGG GCAAGCCCTTCATTGGTAGCATTCCTCCTACCAAGGACAGAGAGCTCAAGTGGTGGGGTTCTAAGATTTTCACCAACACCCGAGAGGTACTACCCGGTCGTTATATCTCATCGCCCCCTCCCACATTCGACTACAACCAGTGGAAGGTGCCTGGGCCTCTTAAGCAGGACATTGTTGAGGCCAGGAATCTATGGTATGGGCCCGCGAGCGCAGATTGGAAGATGACGAAACACCGAATTTGCTG GGACGCTTTCACCACTACCTCTGATTTTATCATTTCTCCTCACTCTGCCTCCAAGGGTCTCTACATCGCCACTTGTGGTTCGTTCCACGGCTTCAAGTTCTTTCCCGTGCTGGGCAAGTATGTCGTACAGATGCTTGAGGGCGAGTTAGCGCCAGAATTGATCGAGAGATGGGCTTGGGATCGGCAGCGTCCTGATTCGTCCCAAAACGTTGAGTATCCAAACGCTGAGATGAAGCATCTTTTGCAGCCTGCATCGAAGCTATAA